A genomic stretch from Gammaproteobacteria bacterium includes:
- a CDS encoding arylsulfatase, with the protein FSDDGDIVALRFDNWKVVFMEQRLQGTLGLWAEPFVPLRLPKLYNLRTDPFERADVTSNTYYDWLLNNDFIVLAAQSIVTEFLATFKEFPPRQRAATFTIDQAVEKMEAAMVASN; encoded by the coding sequence CTTCAGCGACGACGGCGACATCGTGGCGCTGCGCTTCGACAACTGGAAGGTCGTGTTCATGGAGCAGCGGCTTCAAGGGACGCTCGGCCTCTGGGCCGAGCCGTTCGTTCCGTTGCGTCTACCGAAGCTCTACAACCTGCGCACGGATCCCTTCGAGCGCGCGGACGTCACGTCGAACACATACTACGACTGGCTCCTCAACAACGACTTCATCGTGCTGGCGGCTCAATCGATCGTCACGGAGTTTCTCGCGACGTTCAAGGAATTCCCGCCGCGGCAGAGAGCGGCGACGTTCACGATCGATCAGGCCGTCGAGAAGATGGAGGCCGCGATGGTCGCGAGCAACTAG